In Cupriavidus sp. EM10, the genomic window GATTACATCGGGCAAGGCCGACCTGGAATGCGGATCGACCACCCGCAATGCCGAGCGCATGCGCATGGTGGCGTTTTCGCCAGTGATTTTCGTGGCCGGGACCAAGCTGATGGTGCCGCGCGGATCGCCGGTCAGGACATTCCGCGACCTGAAGGGCAAGACCGTGGTGGCCACGGCCGGCACCACCAACGCCAGCGCCATCGAGGACCTGTCCACGCGTTTCAACCTGGGCATCAAGCTGATCCGCGCCCGCGACCATGCCGATGCCTTCGAGGTGCTGCGCCATGGCGGCGCCGACGCCTACGCCGGCGACGACGTGCTGCTGTACGGCTTCCTGGCCCACTACAACGCCGGCAAGCAGTTCATCGTTACCAGCGAATTCCTGTCCTACGACCCCTACGGCATCATGTTGCGCCGGGGCGATCCTCAATTCGCCGCCGTGGTCGACAAGGCCGTGCGCGACCTGATTACCGGGGGCGACCTGGAACGGCTGTACAAACAATGGTTCCTGAACCGTCTGCCAACCGGCGAGCGGCTCGGCATCCCGATGAGCAACCAACTGGAAGACATCATCCAGGCCACGCCGCAGCAGCCGGAGTAGGGGCTGCCGTGCTTCCCTCTCGCGCCAGGTGGGAGGCGAGCCAACACATCGTATTCAGGCGCAACTCGTGATAATTCATCACTAACGCTGCCGATTCATGCCGATTCGATAAGCACAGTTCCACTTTTGTGCATTGCGATTGCACAAACTGTACTCTTCCCTCTGCACCTGTTCTGTACGTCCCTCAGGTCACTTTCCGGGCCTAGTCTGCATCCATCGCATCGAGCGTCCGGACATCACACGGAAAACCGGGCCGGGCACTCGGGCATTTGTTCCGGATGTCGCCCCCATGAGTACTCCCACGCCCGAAGAGGGGCATATCGCCCCCTATACGCACCCGGCCGCCGGCTGGGGCGCGCTGAAGCAGGTTGCCATCAACCTGGTCAAGGAAAAGGTTGCCGGCGGCAAGTACCGGACCCTGTTCCGGCAGAACCAGCCTGACGGCTTCGACTGTCCCGGCTGCGCCTGGCCCGACCGGCAGCATGCGTCCACGTTCGAATTCTGCGAAAACGGCGTCAAGGCCGTGGCCGCCGAGGCCACCAGCAAGCGCGTGACCAACGAGTTCTTCGCGCAGTACACGGTCACCGAGCTGATGCAGCAGTCGGACTACGAACTGG contains:
- a CDS encoding amino acid ABC transporter substrate-binding protein is translated as MRASVWKRVAGCLAALLLGGAVQGLAQAQDAVALSGTLKKAKDTGVLAIGYRESSLPFSYLNQARRPIGYSIDICQAIVEAAAAEISRNLTVQWVPVTSENRFDAITSGKADLECGSTTRNAERMRMVAFSPVIFVAGTKLMVPRGSPVRTFRDLKGKTVVATAGTTNASAIEDLSTRFNLGIKLIRARDHADAFEVLRHGGADAYAGDDVLLYGFLAHYNAGKQFIVTSEFLSYDPYGIMLRRGDPQFAAVVDKAVRDLITGGDLERLYKQWFLNRLPTGERLGIPMSNQLEDIIQATPQQPE